The bacterium genome includes the window TCTGCAGCCGCTGCTGATGCAGCAGGCCCATTACGGCCTGACCCTGGCGGGGGTGCTGACCTCGATCGCCTCGATCTCCGGATCGATCATGCAGCCTTTTTTCGGACTCTGGTCGGACCGGATGCGCCGCCCGTGGCTGGTAATCGGCGGACCACTGGTCACCGCCCTCCTTTTCGGCACAATCGGCTGGTGGCACAGCTGGTATGCCCTGGCTGCAATCATTCTGATCGGCGGGCTCGGGAGCGCCGCCTTTCATCCCCAGGCTGCAGCGCTCTCGGGCAAGGCGGGGCAGAGACGCAGCGGCCTGGCCATGTCGCTTTTCGTCACCGGCGGCAACGCCGGCCATGCCTTGGGCCCACTGATCATCCTCAGCGTCGTCTCTCTCTGGGGGCTGCATTCCAGCATGGTCACCGCCGTGCTCGGCGTCGCCGTCGCTTTCCTGCTCTGGAAGCAGCTGCCACCGCACATCGATCCGGGAGCGGCAGAAGGCCGCAATCCCGTGCCCTGGTCCAGGGAGGAACGGCGCCGGCTGGGCAGCCTGGTGCTGATCTGGCTGGTTGTGGTCTTGCGTTCCTTCATCGTCAGCGGCTTCATGACCTTCTGTCCGATCTATCTGACCAGCAAAGGCTATTCGATTCTGACGGCTGGCGGCGCCAATACCCTCTTTGAGATCAGCGGTGCGTTCGGAAGCATTCTCGGCGGAGCCCTTTCTGACCGTATCGGCCGCAAGGAAGTGATTGTCCTTTCGATGGCCGGAGCGTTTCCCGCCTTCTGGCTCTTTCTGCACGGCGGCAGCCTCATCGCGCCGGTGATGCTCGCCCTGGCTGGATTTTTTATCTATTCCTCAATTTCAGTCAATATTGTCATGGGTCAGGCGCTCTTTCCCCGGCAGGCTGGAGCCATCTCGTCCCTGATGATGGGGATGGGGTGGGGACTCGGTGGTCTCGCCGTCACCCCTCTGGGCGCCATGGCGGAGCGATACGGTGTCGGCGCCGCCCTCAACGCTCTGATTTTTGTTACCCTGGCCGGGCTTCTGGCGGCGCTTCTCATCCGGCCAGGCCAACCCACGGTAAAGCAACAGGAGGCCTGAATTGAGCCATGCCCTTTTGCGCCGACTGCCCTCCGTGGAGACGGCATCCAACCATCCGGAAATCCTCTCCCTCATCCGGCGCTATTCCGCTCCCCTGATC containing:
- a CDS encoding MFS transporter, giving the protein MTDTKPIDRAGTPQNRRTILLLSLGHFANDAYPGFLAPLQPLLMQQAHYGLTLAGVLTSIASISGSIMQPFFGLWSDRMRRPWLVIGGPLVTALLFGTIGWWHSWYALAAIILIGGLGSAAFHPQAAALSGKAGQRRSGLAMSLFVTGGNAGHALGPLIILSVVSLWGLHSSMVTAVLGVAVAFLLWKQLPPHIDPGAAEGRNPVPWSREERRRLGSLVLIWLVVVLRSFIVSGFMTFCPIYLTSKGYSILTAGGANTLFEISGAFGSILGGALSDRIGRKEVIVLSMAGAFPAFWLFLHGGSLIAPVMLALAGFFIYSSISVNIVMGQALFPRQAGAISSLMMGMGWGLGGLAVTPLGAMAERYGVGAALNALIFVTLAGLLAALLIRPGQPTVKQQEA